The following proteins are co-located in the Anaerolineae bacterium genome:
- a CDS encoding PIN domain-containing protein — protein MKGETIFADTNLFLRFLTNDVPEQADAVERLLRRAAAGELRLVTSALVVSEIVWTLESFYGLPKKAVREHVLAILNTPGLEVAEADTLLQATIWYEEKNVDFVDAFNAAWLLDGGLERIATFDRRHFARFKGISVLVPG, from the coding sequence ATGAAGGGTGAGACGATCTTCGCCGACACCAACCTCTTCCTGCGCTTCCTGACCAACGACGTGCCGGAGCAGGCCGACGCCGTAGAACGGCTGCTGCGCCGTGCGGCTGCGGGGGAATTGCGGCTGGTGACCAGCGCTCTGGTCGTGAGCGAGATCGTCTGGACGCTGGAATCGTTCTACGGCCTGCCCAAGAAGGCCGTGCGCGAGCATGTCCTGGCCATCCTGAACACGCCCGGCCTGGAGGTGGCCGAGGCGGATACCCTGCTGCAGGCCACCATCTGGTATGAAGAGAAGAACGTGGACTTCGTCGACGCTTTCAACGCTGCCTGGCTGCTGGATGGCGGGCTGGAGCGCATTGCGACCTTCGACCGCAGGCATTTCGCCCGCTTCAAGGGCATTTCGGTGCTGGTGCCTGGGTAG
- a CDS encoding MerR family transcriptional regulator encodes MRTGELARWLNVSVSAIKVWSREFAAFLSPAAQGGDNSQRRYFDDRDARILALVAELRARNTAWADIHATLTRMQAQNWADLPPMPAAPPGVVPGPLVPQSEAQQALLQQRQALTREIALLNDRVDALQADLAEERAAHTATRQELSATLTALGELRGKLEILEPERAYYLTQGDDLVATRQALGELRGKLEAIEREREAAARQREQEQQLHARLLLALGIVAVLVSAALIVLLLSSGAG; translated from the coding sequence GTGCGCACCGGCGAACTGGCCAGGTGGTTGAATGTCAGCGTCAGCGCGATCAAGGTCTGGTCGCGTGAATTTGCCGCCTTCCTGTCGCCAGCCGCCCAGGGTGGCGACAACAGCCAGCGCCGCTACTTCGACGACCGCGACGCCCGCATCCTGGCCCTGGTCGCCGAGTTGCGCGCTCGCAATACCGCCTGGGCAGACATTCACGCCACCCTGACCCGCATGCAGGCTCAGAACTGGGCCGACCTGCCGCCGATGCCCGCCGCTCCTCCCGGCGTCGTACCCGGCCCGCTCGTGCCGCAGTCAGAAGCGCAACAGGCCCTGCTGCAACAACGCCAGGCCCTCACCCGCGAGATCGCCCTGCTCAACGACCGCGTAGACGCCTTGCAGGCTGATCTGGCTGAGGAGCGGGCTGCCCACACTGCCACTCGTCAGGAATTGTCAGCCACACTTACCGCTCTGGGCGAATTGCGCGGCAAGTTGGAGATTCTGGAACCAGAGCGGGCATACTACCTGACCCAGGGGGACGATCTGGTAGCTACCCGCCAGGCGCTGGGCGAGCTGCGCGGCAAACTGGAAGCCATCGAACGCGAACGAGAGGCCGCTGCCCGCCAGCGCGAGCAGGAGCAGCAACTGCACGCCCGTCTGCTGCTGGCGCTGGGGATCGTGGCAGTGCTGGTCAGTGCCGCCCTGATCGTGCTGCTGCTCTCTAGCGGGGCAGGGTAG
- a CDS encoding DUF1156 domain-containing protein, with amino-acid sequence MPDPRPPVLIEDWLPFEAVGAESQRERGASSALPPLYFLHVWWARRPLTVSRAAILAGALPQWSPDWPEPLRRRFPDEGSYRDWFVHLLGIRGNPIEGRKRTVEAKNSGEWEKDPYRGAPRAFTVNPSPEDLALLRDLLEITWGTRDVTVMDVTAGGGSIPFEALRYGFTTCANELNPVASVILKATLDYPARYGVGLAADIQQWGKRWYELVKARLQPYFTPLPPGAEGAAYLWARTVACPVTGKPVPLSPNWWLSRGKDKVAVQLIADPARDAPQFVIKRGDAIDFDPDAGTVSRGVGLSPWTGEAIPGEYIKAEAQAGRMGQMLYAVAVKRTGGFDFRPPTADDLEGVRRAEIALAERLPAWEAAGLVPREPYPEVSNDPRPLIYGMPTWADFFSPRQLLAMLTFLETLREVGRELRANMDADRAAAVETYLGLALDKCPNYNCLQSRWHPPRAVIAPVFDRHDFSFKWTYAEFDAAANLLPWGVTQVVDAYTGMAELASPAQYPLWRAEGVPPFERLAIWQESATDLAQVPSGSLHNITFDPPYYDNVMYAELADFFYVWLKRSVGHLFPQFFADHLTNKDDEAVANVARFEGMGRNKRALAEQDYQRKMEAIFRECHRMLRDDGVLTIMFTHKKVEAWDTLASALINAGFSVQASWPVHTESEHSLHQAKKNAAQSTILLACRKRQASGEPVWWDDIRGQVQRVAREKAAAFAAQGVGGVDLYISTFGPALSVISAHWPVLTSAIDERTGQPVPLRPETALDLAREEVIKLRKRGLLLGRDIQFDPFTDWYIMAWDAFKAVEFPYDEARKLAIALGVDMDGEVRGHKNLVARKGSNVVLQAPVQRRKRGMVDPDLSVFESMIDAVHTALLVLGEDGTYACEAFLKRSGLLNDGQFRQCIQALINAIPRTKVKGEWVRVEAELLERLRANFYPDLEVPPEETPPALPQQLGLFDQAGTGDAEFEDEEDFGEDDA; translated from the coding sequence ATGCCTGACCCCCGCCCCCCCGTCCTGATTGAAGACTGGTTGCCCTTTGAGGCCGTCGGCGCTGAGAGCCAGCGCGAACGCGGCGCGAGCAGCGCCCTGCCGCCGCTGTACTTTTTGCATGTATGGTGGGCGCGCCGCCCGCTGACCGTCAGCCGGGCGGCGATCCTGGCGGGCGCCCTGCCGCAGTGGTCGCCCGACTGGCCGGAGCCGCTGCGACGGCGCTTCCCCGACGAAGGGAGCTACCGCGACTGGTTCGTGCACCTGCTGGGCATTCGGGGCAATCCGATTGAAGGGCGGAAGCGGACAGTAGAGGCCAAGAACTCAGGAGAGTGGGAGAAAGACCCCTACCGTGGCGCGCCGCGCGCCTTCACCGTCAACCCGTCCCCCGAAGACCTGGCGCTGCTGCGCGACCTGCTGGAAATCACCTGGGGGACGCGCGACGTGACGGTGATGGACGTGACGGCGGGCGGCGGCTCGATCCCCTTTGAGGCGCTGCGCTACGGCTTCACCACCTGCGCCAACGAGCTGAACCCGGTCGCGTCGGTCATCCTCAAGGCCACGCTCGACTATCCGGCGCGCTATGGGGTTGGACTGGCGGCAGATATTCAGCAATGGGGCAAACGCTGGTACGAGTTGGTCAAGGCGCGGCTGCAACCATATTTCACGCCGTTGCCACCCGGCGCAGAGGGCGCGGCCTACCTCTGGGCGCGGACGGTCGCCTGCCCGGTCACCGGCAAACCCGTGCCGCTCTCGCCCAACTGGTGGCTGAGCCGGGGCAAGGATAAGGTCGCCGTGCAACTGATCGCCGACCCCGCCCGGGACGCGCCGCAGTTCGTGATCAAGCGCGGCGACGCGATCGACTTTGACCCGGACGCGGGCACGGTCAGCCGGGGCGTGGGCCTTTCGCCCTGGACGGGCGAGGCGATCCCCGGTGAGTACATCAAGGCCGAGGCGCAGGCCGGGCGCATGGGGCAGATGCTCTATGCGGTGGCCGTCAAGCGCACGGGCGGCTTCGACTTCCGCCCCCCGACCGCCGACGACCTGGAAGGCGTGCGCCGCGCCGAGATCGCGCTGGCCGAGCGCCTGCCCGCCTGGGAGGCGGCGGGGCTGGTGCCGAGGGAGCCTTATCCCGAAGTCAGCAACGACCCGCGCCCGCTGATCTACGGGATGCCGACCTGGGCCGACTTCTTCTCCCCGCGCCAGCTGCTGGCGATGCTGACCTTCCTGGAGACCTTGCGCGAGGTCGGGCGCGAGCTGCGCGCGAACATGGACGCGGATCGCGCGGCGGCGGTGGAGACGTATTTGGGGCTGGCGCTGGATAAGTGCCCGAACTACAACTGTCTTCAGTCGCGTTGGCATCCGCCGCGTGCTGTTATTGCACCTGTTTTTGATCGCCACGATTTCAGCTTCAAATGGACTTACGCTGAGTTTGACGCGGCGGCTAACCTTCTCCCGTGGGGCGTCACTCAGGTCGTGGATGCGTATACGGGTATGGCTGAGCTTGCCAGCCCTGCGCAATATCCGTTGTGGCGGGCTGAGGGCGTACCGCCGTTTGAGCGTTTGGCAATATGGCAAGAGTCAGCGACCGATCTAGCCCAAGTCCCCAGCGGCAGCCTGCACAACATCACCTTCGACCCGCCCTACTACGACAACGTGATGTACGCCGAGCTGGCCGACTTCTTCTATGTGTGGCTCAAGCGCTCGGTGGGGCATCTCTTCCCGCAGTTCTTCGCCGATCACCTGACCAACAAGGACGATGAAGCGGTCGCCAATGTCGCCCGCTTTGAGGGTATGGGCCGCAACAAGCGCGCCCTGGCCGAGCAGGACTACCAGCGCAAGATGGAGGCGATCTTCCGCGAGTGTCACCGTATGCTGCGCGACGACGGCGTGCTGACGATCATGTTCACGCATAAAAAGGTCGAGGCCTGGGATACGCTGGCCAGCGCGCTGATCAACGCCGGCTTCTCGGTGCAGGCGTCGTGGCCGGTCCACACCGAGAGCGAGCATTCGCTGCATCAGGCGAAGAAGAACGCCGCGCAGAGCACCATCCTGCTGGCCTGCCGCAAGCGCCAGGCCTCCGGCGAGCCGGTCTGGTGGGACGACATCCGCGGGCAGGTGCAGCGCGTCGCCCGCGAGAAGGCGGCGGCGTTCGCGGCGCAGGGCGTCGGCGGCGTGGACCTCTACATCAGCACATTCGGCCCGGCGCTGTCGGTCATCTCGGCGCACTGGCCTGTGCTCACCAGCGCGATCGATGAGCGTACGGGCCAGCCGGTGCCGCTGCGCCCGGAGACGGCGCTCGACCTGGCGCGTGAGGAAGTGATCAAGCTGCGCAAGCGGGGCCTGCTGCTGGGCCGCGACATTCAGTTTGACCCGTTCACCGACTGGTATATCATGGCCTGGGATGCCTTCAAAGCGGTCGAGTTCCCCTACGACGAGGCGCGCAAGCTGGCGATTGCCCTGGGCGTGGACATGGACGGCGAGGTGCGCGGGCACAAGAACCTGGTGGCGCGCAAGGGGAGCAATGTGGTGCTGCAGGCGCCGGTGCAGCGCCGCAAGCGCGGGATGGTCGATCCCGATCTGTCGGTTTTTGAGAGCATGATTGATGCAGTCCACACGGCGCTGCTGGTACTGGGCGAGGACGGCACGTACGCCTGCGAAGCGTTCCTCAAGCGCTCCGGCCTGCTGAACGATGGGCAGTTCCGGCAGTGTATCCAGGCGCTGATCAACGCGATCCCACGCACGAAAGTGAAGGGGGAATGGGTGCGCGTGGAGGCGGAGTTGCTCGAACGGCTGCGGGCGAACTTCTATCCTGATCTGGAAGTCCCGCCGGAAGAAACGCCGCCCGCGCTGCCGCAACAGTTGGGGCTGTTCGATCAGGCGGGCACGGGTGATGCGGAGTTCGAGGACGAGGAGGACTTCGGGGAGGATGACGCATGA
- a CDS encoding DEAD/DEAH box helicase family protein produces the protein MTSLREVEWQISYGPSDDRLNRFYIPALQRSVQYDRSTGFFSSSALAVAAAGVAGLIANGGRMRLLVGAQLSREDVEAVTRGAALEGIVAEKLIAALEEPVEDLLRRRLEILAWMIARGTLQIKVVLPRDAHGLPVPADQAQDYYHPKEGVFTDAAGNQVAFSGSINESMTGWQRNYEQFSVYFSWDSSQPYLRQVVHRFNNVWEGRERGWIAFDIPQAARQSLLRFVPANAPEHDPLAPPPVIAVPPPDLEAQLRRERLIFQFIRDIPYFPNAGQLGAATCTITPWPHQMRVAQQIIETYPRRYMLCDEVGLGKTIEAGLVLRQLVISGRVKRCLLLVPKSVARQWQEELYEKFVLDVPLFDGKRFWNYAGEALEYNTGNPWDAFDMMIASSQLAKRRTQQERVTSARPWDLVLVDEAHHARRRDFLQPIYRPNRLLELLTAPDFRANAILLMTATPMQVHPLEVWDLLKVLGLGGKWGADEGNFLRFYSELMKPFDEIDWDFVFEMLNDYREYSGQIDPEFEEEIDDALGVVDGARLQQLLNAPHPSREVRSLPENAKPYIVKMARRHTPLRALMFRNTRDLLREYVRCGLLKENVPTRDPQLVWIPMRPDEMALYQRIEEYISDFYRKYENERKGLGFVMTVYRRRLTSSFYAVQKSLERRLDYLRGRAVQVFDDDDLEQAYLEQDDTEEIVDENQRALYKDEIDYVETFIRDLQPLVPQDSKTDQLIQDLNDLFRKRETALVFTQYTDTMDYLRDKLRQVYGNQVACYSGRGGEVWNGIAWVSIAKEEIKQKFREGKEVKILVCTEAASEGLNLQSCGVLINYDMPWNPMRVEQRIGRIDRIGQVYSEVWIRNYFYEETVEARVYQALARRINWFKGVVGDLQPILARVGQAIERVVMTTPDERERVLAGELDEIERKLDQKGDILNVYESSESVRPGVGIAAPITLDELERCFLESSFFAHQFIPHPDIKEAYLINAAGEQAVVTFKPELFDRFPNSLQLLSYGNQTLDALLDQDSLPERDVYLGIARFSSDNIVPLKAYYGLNQDGQPVLLRTLQDLLGALKNTHEAGTWTQEARQRAEEDFEKYVQDARKKYTSVTDLRLSATAAALVEQAVRIVFQATLLDLLLDGNFSTAEDAWHAITTGNQLTQNLVRHGYPFTALLELASRQKHRASVPRLELDVFSNAGPDQLKRMFRDVRQEGETLLKRWKKMQKHG, from the coding sequence ATGACCTCGCTGCGCGAAGTCGAGTGGCAGATCTCCTACGGCCCCTCGGATGACCGGCTGAACCGCTTTTACATCCCGGCGCTCCAGCGCAGCGTGCAGTACGACCGCAGCACGGGCTTCTTCAGCAGTTCGGCGCTGGCAGTGGCGGCGGCGGGCGTGGCCGGGCTGATCGCCAACGGCGGCAGGATGCGGCTGCTGGTCGGGGCGCAGCTCAGCCGCGAGGATGTGGAGGCGGTTACCCGCGGCGCGGCGCTGGAGGGAATCGTCGCTGAGAAGCTGATCGCGGCGCTGGAGGAGCCGGTGGAGGATTTGCTGCGCCGCCGCCTTGAGATTCTGGCCTGGATGATCGCGCGGGGCACGCTGCAGATCAAAGTTGTCCTGCCGCGCGATGCGCATGGGCTGCCTGTCCCGGCGGATCAGGCCCAGGACTATTACCATCCTAAAGAGGGGGTGTTCACCGACGCGGCGGGCAATCAGGTCGCCTTCAGTGGCAGCATCAATGAGTCGATGACCGGCTGGCAGCGCAACTATGAGCAGTTCAGCGTCTACTTCTCGTGGGACAGCAGCCAACCTTACCTGCGGCAGGTCGTGCACCGATTCAACAATGTCTGGGAAGGTCGCGAGCGAGGCTGGATCGCCTTCGATATCCCCCAGGCGGCACGCCAGTCGCTGTTGCGGTTCGTGCCAGCCAATGCCCCCGAACACGATCCGCTGGCTCCGCCGCCAGTCATTGCCGTTCCACCTCCCGATCTGGAAGCGCAGCTTCGCCGCGAGCGCCTGATCTTCCAGTTCATCCGCGACATTCCCTACTTTCCCAACGCCGGGCAGCTCGGCGCGGCGACGTGCACGATCACGCCCTGGCCGCACCAGATGCGCGTGGCGCAGCAGATCATCGAGACCTATCCCAGGCGCTACATGCTGTGCGACGAGGTCGGGCTGGGCAAGACCATCGAAGCCGGGCTGGTGCTGCGGCAACTGGTCATTTCCGGTCGGGTGAAGCGCTGCCTGCTGCTCGTGCCGAAGTCGGTCGCGCGCCAGTGGCAGGAGGAGCTGTACGAGAAATTCGTGCTCGATGTGCCGCTTTTCGATGGCAAGCGGTTCTGGAACTACGCGGGGGAAGCGCTGGAATACAACACCGGCAATCCCTGGGACGCTTTTGACATGATGATCGCCTCCAGCCAGCTTGCCAAGCGCCGCACCCAGCAGGAGCGCGTGACGTCCGCGCGCCCGTGGGACCTGGTGCTGGTCGACGAAGCACACCATGCCCGCCGGCGCGACTTCCTGCAGCCCATCTACCGCCCGAACCGTCTGCTCGAACTGCTCACCGCTCCTGACTTCAGGGCCAACGCCATCCTCTTAATGACCGCTACGCCGATGCAGGTCCACCCGCTGGAAGTGTGGGACCTGCTCAAGGTATTGGGTCTGGGCGGCAAGTGGGGCGCAGACGAGGGAAACTTCCTGCGCTTTTATTCTGAACTGATGAAGCCCTTTGACGAAATCGACTGGGATTTCGTATTTGAGATGTTGAACGACTATCGGGAATACAGCGGGCAAATCGATCCAGAGTTTGAGGAGGAGATCGATGACGCGCTGGGGGTCGTGGACGGGGCCAGGCTGCAGCAATTGCTGAATGCTCCCCACCCCTCGCGGGAGGTACGTTCACTGCCGGAGAATGCAAAACCCTACATTGTCAAGATGGCGCGTCGACACACGCCATTGCGGGCATTGATGTTCCGCAATACGCGTGACTTGCTGCGGGAATATGTCCGGTGCGGACTGTTGAAGGAAAATGTCCCCACCCGTGATCCGCAACTGGTCTGGATACCCATGCGCCCTGACGAGATGGCGCTCTACCAGCGTATCGAAGAGTACATCTCCGATTTCTACCGGAAGTATGAGAATGAGCGCAAGGGCCTGGGTTTTGTGATGACGGTCTACCGCCGCCGCCTGACCAGCAGCTTCTATGCGGTCCAGAAAAGCCTGGAACGCCGACTGGATTACCTGCGCGGGCGCGCTGTGCAGGTCTTTGACGATGACGACCTTGAGCAGGCCTATCTCGAGCAGGATGACACTGAGGAAATTGTGGATGAAAACCAGCGCGCGCTGTACAAGGATGAGATTGACTACGTAGAGACGTTCATCCGCGATCTTCAGCCACTTGTACCCCAGGATTCCAAAACCGACCAGCTTATCCAGGACCTGAATGATCTCTTCCGGAAGCGTGAGACAGCGCTGGTTTTCACCCAATATACCGACACCATGGATTACCTGCGCGACAAACTGCGCCAGGTGTACGGCAATCAGGTGGCCTGCTATAGCGGTCGTGGCGGTGAGGTCTGGAATGGCATCGCCTGGGTCAGTATTGCCAAGGAAGAAATCAAGCAAAAGTTCCGGGAAGGGAAAGAGGTCAAGATTCTGGTCTGCACCGAAGCGGCTAGCGAAGGTCTGAACCTGCAAAGCTGCGGTGTCTTGATCAACTACGACATGCCCTGGAATCCGATGCGGGTGGAACAGCGCATCGGCCGTATTGACCGTATTGGTCAGGTGTACTCTGAAGTCTGGATTCGTAACTACTTTTACGAAGAAACAGTTGAAGCGCGGGTGTACCAGGCTCTGGCCAGGCGCATCAACTGGTTCAAAGGGGTTGTTGGCGATCTGCAGCCGATTCTGGCCCGGGTCGGGCAGGCTATTGAACGCGTGGTGATGACTACACCTGACGAGCGAGAGCGCGTGCTGGCCGGAGAACTTGATGAAATCGAGCGGAAACTCGATCAAAAAGGGGATATTCTGAATGTCTATGAGAGTAGTGAGAGCGTTCGTCCCGGGGTAGGGATAGCTGCTCCGATTACGCTTGACGAACTTGAGCGCTGTTTTCTAGAAAGCTCGTTCTTTGCTCACCAGTTCATCCCTCACCCGGACATTAAAGAGGCTTACCTGATCAACGCTGCCGGTGAGCAGGCCGTGGTAACCTTTAAGCCAGAGCTTTTTGATCGTTTCCCTAATTCTCTTCAACTGTTGTCCTATGGCAATCAGACGCTGGATGCCCTGCTTGACCAGGACTCACTCCCTGAGCGTGACGTGTATCTTGGGATCGCTCGTTTCTCTTCAGACAATATCGTGCCGTTGAAGGCCTACTATGGTTTGAATCAGGATGGGCAACCGGTCCTGCTCCGGACACTGCAAGATCTCTTGGGGGCACTCAAGAACACCCATGAAGCCGGTACATGGACTCAGGAAGCCCGCCAGCGAGCTGAAGAGGATTTTGAGAAGTATGTACAGGACGCCCGCAAAAAATACACCAGCGTTACAGATCTGCGCCTATCTGCCACAGCCGCGGCGCTAGTAGAGCAAGCCGTTCGGATTGTTTTTCAGGCTACCCTGCTCGATCTATTGCTGGATGGGAACTTCAGCACAGCAGAAGACGCTTGGCACGCCATCACAACAGGCAACCAGCTGACCCAGAATCTGGTACGTCACGGGTATCCATTTACAGCCTTACTGGAACTGGCTTCGAGACAGAAGCATAGAGCAAGCGTACCCAGGCTAGAACTCGACGTTTTCAGCAATGCAGGCCCAGATCAACTTAAGAGGATGTTTCGTGATGTACGGCAAGAGGGAGAGACATTGCTTAAGCGTTGGAAAAAGATGCAGAAACACGGATAG
- a CDS encoding type II toxin-antitoxin system VapC family toxin: MKISTALAGVRQLYIETAPLIYYVELNPDYTARMDAIVAAIETASIEAVSSVITLVEVLSHPMKVGDQRLIQEYRDILVNSGEFRLVPVTARIAEYAAEMRARYNLRTPDALHVSSAVLTGCDAFLTNDAGLERVTEIRILVLNALELDVPSER, translated from the coding sequence GTGAAGATCAGCACGGCTCTGGCTGGTGTTCGACAGCTATACATTGAGACCGCCCCGCTGATTTATTACGTGGAACTGAATCCAGACTATACCGCCAGGATGGATGCCATTGTGGCTGCCATCGAAACGGCCTCTATTGAGGCGGTCAGCTCAGTGATCACGCTGGTTGAGGTATTGAGCCATCCAATGAAAGTGGGTGATCAGCGCCTGATCCAGGAATATCGTGACATTCTGGTCAACAGTGGTGAGTTTCGCCTTGTCCCTGTGACTGCCCGGATTGCCGAGTATGCCGCCGAAATGCGTGCGCGTTACAACCTTCGTACGCCGGACGCACTGCATGTGTCTTCAGCAGTTCTTACAGGCTGCGACGCTTTCCTGACCAACGATGCCGGTTTGGAACGCGTTACAGAGATCCGGATCCTGGTTTTGAACGCCCTGGAACTCGACGTGCCGTCAGAGCGCTGA